GCGAGTAATAGACGCGCACCGGCCGCAGCTGCATCCCGGGGTTGCCCAGACGCGCTTCGCGCGTGAGCTTCAGCTCGTCTTTCAGTCGGAGTGACGCGACGCCGGTGGTGAGCGGGAGGGCTCCGTCCTGATCAGATTCGACGTAGTAGCGGTCGACGAACTTGTCCGCGACGGAGGCCGGGTCCTTCATTCCGCCGCAGCCGAGGAGCACCAGCGAAAGAACGAAGGGTCCGCCGTGCAAGCACTTGCGGCGCATCGGCATTCGATCTTATCAGCGAGCGCAGGAGGCAGCTTGGCAAAGATCTACACCCGGCGCGGCGATGACGGATCGACGGGCCTCTTCGGAGGACCTCGGGTCCGCAAGGACGACCTGCGCGTTGCCGCGTACGGCGACGTCGACGAGCTCAACTCCGCGCTCGGCGTCGCGCGAGAGGAAGTGCCGGAAGGCGACCTGCGCGCGCTGATCGACTCCTTCCAGAGCGAGCTGTTTACGCTGGGGGCCCAGCTCGCCACGCCCGACACCGAGGCCGCGCCGAAGGAAATCCCGCGGATCACCGCGCAGAACGTCGCGCGGCTCGAGTCCGAGATCGATCGGCTGACCGAAGAGCTTCCTCCGATGAAGACCTTCATCCTCCCCGGTGGCTCGCGCCCCGGCGCTGTGCTCCACCTGTGTCGAACGATCTGCCGCCGCGGGGAACGAAAGGTGGTCGAGCTCGCCGAGTCCGGTCCCGTCCCGCCGGAGGCACTCGCCTATCTGAACCGGCTCTCCGACCTGCTGTTCGTGATGGCCCGCGCCGCCAACCTGCGCGCGGGGGGGCGCGAGATCCCCTGGGTCCCCACGAGATGAAGCTGTTCGAGCTCGCCGAGCTGCGCAGGCGCGGATCGGTTCGTTTCTCTCTCGGCCTGGGGCGCGAAGGATTCGCGGTGCTGGACGCGACGGGAACGGTCCGCGCCTACCTCAACATCTGTCCCCATCGCGCCCAGCCGGTCGACGTCGGCGATGGCCGTCTCTGGCTTGATTCGGGAGAGATCGAATGCCAGGCGCACGGCGCGCGTTTCGATCCGTCGACCGGCGCGTGTCTCGGTGGACCCTGCGCGGGCCAAGGACTCACGGCACTGACGATAGAGCAACGAGAGGGAGCCGCTTGGACGTGCGCTACGGTCGCCACTTAGTGTTCGCAGGTGTCGTCCGCCCCGACCGAACTGTTCTCGTCATCGTTGCCGCCGCGGTCTGGTTGGGTTGCTCTCGACTGGCGTCCAAGGAGGAAGAGCGGACGGGACGCGAGTTCCTCGCACACGTCGCGCGGGGTGAGCCGATTCCACCGGCGAGAACAGACGCCTCGTTGCGAACCCCGGAAGCCTCGGCCCGGCTGGCCGTTCTGCAAGATCAACTGCATGGAGTAGACGCAGCATCGGCAGAACGCGTCGGGGTGGGTTCAATGCACGGGCCCGACGATCGCACGCTGGTTTTCTTCGACTTTGCCGTGACGGGAAGAGATGGGCCCGCATTGGTACGAGTGACGCTCTTGAGAGGCGCAACACCGATTCTGGTCGGCCTTCATGTCCGCGGCCTGACCACCGGCGGCAGAGCTCCACCGATGACACGTCGCGGAGTTGGAGCCGTCCTGGTCTTGACCAGCCTTATCCTCGCGCCGATGGTTACGCTCATCGCGCTGGTGCGGCTGTGGCGGGCGCCACGGAGCCGTAAATGGCCTTGGGCATTGTTCATCCTGCTGGGGATCGGGAAGCTGATGGTCAACTGGAACACGGGACAGATCGCGGTCCAGCTCCTCGCGATCCAATTGTTCAGCGGATCCGTGTTCCAGATGCTGACCGGCGACTGGATACTCGCGGTTTCTCTTCCGCTCGGAGCGATGATCTATCTGCTCAGGCCGGAGTTGCTGCCTGCACCCCCGCCTCTCAACCTGCCACCGGATTCTTGAGCGCCTTCGCTACTTGAGACGCTTCAGCACCGCCGAGGTGAACATCCGCGTCGTTGCCGAGCCGCCCAGGTCTGGGGTGGCCGCCTCCTTCGAGGAGATCGCTTCCCGGACCGCCGTCACCAGCCGATCCGCCGCGGTGCGCTCGCCGATGTGCTCGAGGAGCATCACGCCTGCCAGCATCACCGCCGTCGGATTGGAGATGCCCTTGCCGGCGATGTCCGGCGCGGTCCCGTGCACCGCCTCGAAGATGGCCGCGTCCTTGCCGATGTTCGCGCCCGCGGTGAGGCCCAGACCCCCGATCAGGCCGCTGGTCAGGTCGCTCAGGATGTCGCCGAACAGGTTGGTGGTGACGAGCACGTCGAACTGGTTCGGATTCTTGACCAGCTGCATGGCGCAGTTGTCGACGATCATTTCCTTGAACTCGACGTCCGGGTGCTTCGCCGCCAGCCCCCGGCCCGTCTCGAGGAACAGGCCGCTCGTGCACTTGAGGATGTTCGCCTTGTGCACCAGCGTCAGCCGCCGGCGCTTGTTCTGCTTCACGTAGTTGAAGGCGTACTCGATGATCCGCTCGCTCCCCTTGCGGGTGATGATCGAGATGCTCTCGGCGGCCGTGCGCTCGTCGTCGATGTAGTGCTCGACGCCGGAATAGAGGCCCTGCGTGTTCTCGCGGATCACCACCAGATCGACGCCGCTGTATCGCGTCTCGACGCCGGCGAAGCTCCGTGCCGGTCGCACGTTCGCGTAGAGATCGAACTCCTTGCGCAGCGCGACGTTCGCGCTGCGATAGCCCTCGCCGATGGGCGTGGCCAGCGGCCCCTTGAGCGCGAGCTTGTTGCGCCGGATGGACTGGAGCGTCTCCGCAGGAATCGGAGTCCCATGGGTGGGCACCGCGCTGGCGCCCGCCGCCGCCCGCTCCCACTCGACCTTGCATCCGGCGGCCTCGATCACCTCGACGGCGGCGTTGACGACCTCCGGACCGATGCCGTCGCCGGGGATGAGCGTGACTCGAATCGACATGGGCGGCGAGCTTAGTAGCCTGTTGCCTTGTCCGCGGCAACCTCACGGTCCCGGCGCGCGGCAGACGGCCACTGCGAGAAGAATCATTTCCAGAACGAGCAGCGCCGAGCTGACGCCGTGCAGCGCGGCGAAACGTCCGGAAGCGGTCGTACCCGCCTCGCGCATTGCCTGGATCGACGGGGTCACGAGCAGCGAAGATGCGGCCGCGCAGACCCCCGCGAGCAGCGGCGCGATGGCGCTCCGCGGGCGCGAGAGGACGAGCGCGCAGACCACCGCCACGGCGGTGAGCGCGAGGGTCGCAGCGTCGAGACGCGCCAGCATGCTTCCCACCAGATCGGCGGCGAGCTGCCGGCGCGGATGGTCGCGGGGCAGCGCGGCGACGTCTCGCGGGAAGACCACCTGGGCTGCCACCGCGGCGAAGAAGAGCTGCGCGCCGACGAGGCCGCCGCAGCAAAATCGGTAGAGGAAACGCGCCATCTCGCCCATTTGCGCTACGTTACTGCCCGGATGCAAGGCGACATGGACATCGTCGATCCGCTGATCGACGACTACCTGACGCGTCTCGCCGGATCGCCCGATCCGGTGGAGGCCGAGATGCGCCGGTACGCCGACGAGCGCGACGGGTTTCCCATCGTCGGCCAGACGGTGGGAACCTTGCTCGCGCAATACGCGTTGGTGGCCAAAGCGCGGCGGATCTTCGAGGTAGGCAGCGGATTCGGATACTCGGCGTTCTGGTTCGCGCGCGTGCTCGAGCCTGGAAGCACGGTGACGCTCACCGACTTCGACCGCGAGAACCTGGACCGTGCCCGCGCATGGCTCGCCAAGGCCGGCCTGCTCGACCGCTGCCGTTTCGAGCCCGCGGGCGACGGCCTGGAGGCGCTGGCCCGCTGCGAGGCCGGGCTCGACGCGGTCTTCCTCGACGGAGAGAAGGCGGAGTATCCGAAAGCGCTTGCCATCGCGCTTCCGAAGCTGCGCGCCGGTGGCCTCGTCCTCGCCAACAGCGTGCTCTGGGGCGGCGCCGTGGCCCGCGGCGAAAGCGATGCGGCGACCGCCGGGCTGCGCGAATACACTCGGCTGATCTTCGGGAGCGAAGGCATCGTCTCGACCATCGTACCGATCCGGGACGGCCTCGCCATCACGTGGAAGAGGTAGCCGGTGGACGTCACCGCCGCGCAGGTGAAAACGCGCGCCAGCGAGCTGGGGTTCGACCTCTGCGGGATCGCGCGTGCCCATCCGCTGCCGCCAGAGCGGCTCGACCACTGGCTCGAGCGCGGCTGGGACGCGGGGCTCGAATACGTGCGCGCCCGGCGCCTGGAGCGCCTCGATCCGTCGCGGCTCGTCGCCGGCGCCCGCAGCGTGGTGGTGGTTGCCTCCTCGTACGGGCCTGCGCCGCAGGACCCGGAGCCGGGTGCCGGAGAGCTGACCATCGCGCGCTACGCCCGCGGCCGCGACTACCACAACGTCGTCCTCAAGCCGGTGCGCAAGCTGGCCTCATGGCTGCGCGATCATGGCGCGTCCGTCTACGCGGAAGTCGACGCCGGCGCCGTGATGGAGAAGGCCTGGGCGCAGGAAGCCGGAATCGGATGGATCGGCAAGAACGGCTGCCTCATCCACGAGCGATTCGGATCCTGGCTGCTGCTCGGCGCCCTGATCATCGATGCGGAGCTGGAAGCCGACGTTCCGCATCCCGATCGCTGCGGCGACTGCGCGCTGTGCCTGCCTGCGTGTCCGACCGAGGCCATCCGCGAGCCTCGCTACGTCGATTCCGTGCGCTGCATCGCGTACCACACCATCGAGCACCGCGGCGCGATTCCGGAGGACGTTGCGCGCCGTGCGGGAAGGCGTCTGTTCGGGTGCGACGCCTGCCAGGACGTCTGCCCGTGGAACCGCCGCGCCGCGCCGGCGACCCTGGTGCAGCTTCGTCCGCACATCGCGTCGCTCCGCGTCGACGACGTGCTCTCGCTGACGCACGCACAAGCCCGGCAGAGGTTCGAAGGAACTCCTCTCTTGCGCGCGGGCCGCGATGGCCTGGTCCGGACGGCATTGGCCGTCGCGGAGGTATCAGCGGCGCGCGCGCAGGCATTTGCCACGGATGCCGCGCCGGGCGTGCGCGCGCAGGCAGCTCAGCTTCAGCGTCCCGCCAGGGTGAGCACGGCGCCGTTCACGGCGCCCGCTTCCGGAGAGACGAGATAGAAGATCGCTTCGGCGACGTCCTCCAGCGGCACCTGCCCGGCGAGGTTGCCATTCGCCGCTGTGCGCAAGGTGCCGGGGGCGACGCAGTTCGCGCGCACGCCAGAACCCTCGTCCGCGATGCTCCTGGTGAGCGCGATGACCGCCGCCTTCGACGCGTTGTACGCGGCCGCGCCGGCCATGCCCTGGAAGGTTGCCGCGGTGAGCGCCGCGACGTTGACGATGCGGCCCTCGCCGCGCATCCGGCGCAGCGCCGCGCGGCAGCAGAGGAACGCCGAGCGCAGATTGATCTCCAGCATCCTCTCGAGAACGTCCACCGAGGTCTGCGCCACCGTGGCGCCGGCCCAGCCGCCCGCGCAATGGACCGACGCCCAGAGCGGGCCATGGCCCTCGACCGCGTTGTCGTAGGCGCTCTCGACCTGCGCCTCGTCGGCGAGGTCCGCCTCCTTCCGCGTGAGCGCGACGACGGCGGCTCGCGCGCGCTGCAGCCGGGCGACGACCGCGGCGCCGAGATTTCCCGATGCTCCGGTGACGACCACACACCGTCTCTCGATGGTTGACATGGCAGCGCAATCTACGCAGAACGGTTCCGCCGATGCACGCCCGCGCCCGCCCGTCCGCCGTGCTGCTCTACGGCGCGTTGGTGGCGCACACGCTGGTTTCGGCGGGGACCTATCTGTTCGCCAAGCGCGCGCTGATGGAGATCCCAGCGCTCCCGCTCGGGCTGCTCCGCTTCGCAGGGGCCGCGTTGCTGCTCCTGATCCTGCTCCGCCGGGCGCGGCCGGCGGGCGAGCGGTTTCCCCCGCGACGCGAGTGGAAGAAACTGCTCTTCCTTGCCGCTGTCGCGGTGCCCGTCAACCAGATCCTCTTCCTCTATGGGCTGCAGCTCTCCAGCGCGGCGCACGCCGCGCTCCTGTATACGCTGACACCGCTCTTCGTCCTGCTGCTCGCGCAGGCACTGCTCGGCGAATTTCCCGGCTGGCGGGCCGCACTGGGAACCGCGCTGGCGCTGGGTGGAACGATCTACGTCCTGCTCCAGCGAGGAGCGGGCACATCCCGCGAACCGCTGGGCGGGGATCTGCTCCTGCTCATCGCCGTCGTCGCCTGGGCGGTCTACACGGCCGAAGGACGCGAGGTGGTGGGAAGGCTGGGCGCATTTCCCACCATCGCCTGGACGGTCATCGCCGGAACGGTTCTCTATCTCCCGCTCGGATTGGGCGCGCTCTTGAGCCCGTCCTACCGGGCGGACATCGCGCACGCCTCGCGGGAGGCGTGGTGGGGCATCGCCTATCTGATCGTGATGACGAGCGTCGTCGCGTACCTGCTCTGGTACTGGGCGCTCGCCCATCTCGCCGCGGCCCGTGTCGCCATCTTCACCAACCTGCAGCCGCTGGCTACGGCGTTGCTGGCACAGGTCCTTTTCGGCGAGCGCGTGACCGCGGGATTCTACGTCGCGGCGGCGGTGGTGATGGGCGGCGTGCTGCTGGCGCAATGGCGTGCGACGGACGCGGCGGAAGAGGCACTGCTGGAATCGCCGGCGAAGAGCTGACGCTTACCGCGAGCGGCGCATCGCCGCGATGTAGAACCCGTCGCTGCCGTGACGGTGCGGCAGCAGCTGCACTTCCGCGCCGGCGCCGAGACCTGTCGCCTCTGGCAAGACCTGGGTCGGCTCGAATTCCGGATGTGCAGAGAGGAATGACGCGCGCACCTCCTCGTTCTCGCCCCGGTTGATCGAGCAGGTGGCGTACACCAGCCGGCCCTTGTTGTGCATCTCGGAAGCGAGGGCGAGCGCCTTCCCGCCGGCGCCTGCGCAGGCGTCGACCACCACCTGGCCGGGCCGGGCCTCGCAGGCAAGCGCGACCAACTGGCTCCCTTCGTCCTGCACCTCGAAGAGGCCCGCCTTGAACGCGCGCAGCGCGAAGACGTTGGTGCGTCCCGTGAACGTGACGCCCCAAGGCGAGAACCGGGTCGGCTCGACCCGCGATCCTTCGGTGCGGAGGATCGCGAGCAGCTCATCGCGTGAGCTCTTCAGGAGATTCGCGCGCACCGTCAGCGGAGCGCGCTGGTTCAGCGCTGCGGCGAGCGCGCGAGTCTCCGCGGCGCCGAGCTGCTCGCTCCACAATTTCGCCAGCCACCGCGGGAGCGAAGTCTCGGCCGCAAGCGCGTCGAGAGGATCTTCGGGAACGCCGAGCGGCTCCGGTCCAGCCACGAGCTCGAGCGCCCACTGCCACGGCCCGACCTCCGGGCCCGCGAGACCTGCGGCGCTGGCGGCCGATTGCCGCTCGCCCGCGATCAGGTATGCCGCGTAGCGGAGCAGGTGCTGCGTCGGAGTCGCCAGCTTTTCCAGCGCCAGCTTGCGGGTGCCGAGCGCGCGCTGCAGAAGGTGGTCGACGCGCCCCTGCAGTCGCAGCAGCCCGTACACCGCATCGGAGACGGCGCGCCGCTCCACGCTGCGAAGCTGCTTCTCGCGCCGGAGCACGCGCTGCAGCGCCTGGTCCGCGCGCGCTCCCTCCCGGCGGACTTGCTCGTAGATCTCCAGTACGGCCATGCGGACCAGCTGCGTTCTCACGGCGCCGCTTCTCGGACGCTGACGCACATGGTGTCAACCGTGAATTCCGCCCCTGGTCGGAGCGACCTCCGACGGAATCGTGCCGGGAGCGTCGCCGTTACTAAATGACTGCGTGCACCTCCTCGCAGCTCTCGCCGTGGCCGCGCTACCCACGGTGCTCACCATCGACGACGCGGTGCGGATCTTTCGCGAGCGCGGCTTCGACCTGCTCATCGCCGACGCGCAGATCGCCGCCGCCGAAGGCGACGCGACCGTCGCCGCCGCGATCGCCAATCCACAACTCGGCGCCACGGTGGGAAGGTCGTTCGACTACGACGCCCGCGCCTGTCCCGGTTGTTCGGCGACGGCGTGGTCGGTGGCGCTCACCGATCCGTCGGCGCTTTCCGATCTGATCACGGGCAAGCGCGGGTTGCGCACCGACGTTGCCCGGTCCGCTGTGACTGCGGCACGGCGTTCACGCGACGACGCGCTCCGCACCCTGTCGCTGCAGGTGCGCCAGGCCTTCCTCGATGCGGTGCTGCAGCAGGCGCAGCTCGGCCTCGCCCGCGAGCTTGCGGAGTCGACCGAGCGCACCCGTGCTCTCGACCAGCGCCGCCTGGAATCCGGCGCCGTCTCCGAGGCGGAGCTGGCGCGGGCGGAGGTGGCGGCGCTGCAGGCCCAGCAAGGCGTGGACCTGGGCGAACAGGCCCTGATCGCAGCGCGGCTCCAGCTCGCGTTCCTTCTCGGCGTGCGCGAGGCCGCGCCCGACTTCGCCGTCGATTCGACGCTTTTCGAACGCGCCTTGCCGGAGACCGACCTGTCCGTGGAGGCGCTCTCGGCTGAGGCGCTCGAGGAGCGGCCCGACCTGCTCGGCGATTCCGCGCAGGAAGCCCGGGCCGAGGCGGCCCTCGCGCTCGCGCGCCGGCAGCGCATCCCTGACGTGGCGCTCTCCGCCCAGTACGCCCAGGAGGGCTCGGGCCAGAACGCGCTGCAGCCACCGACGCTGACGTTCGGCG
The window above is part of the Deltaproteobacteria bacterium genome. Proteins encoded here:
- a CDS encoding cob(I)yrinic acid a,c-diamide adenosyltransferase, coding for MAKIYTRRGDDGSTGLFGGPRVRKDDLRVAAYGDVDELNSALGVAREEVPEGDLRALIDSFQSELFTLGAQLATPDTEAAPKEIPRITAQNVARLESEIDRLTEELPPMKTFILPGGSRPGAVLHLCRTICRRGERKVVELAESGPVPPEALAYLNRLSDLLFVMARAANLRAGGREIPWVPTR
- a CDS encoding Rieske 2Fe-2S domain-containing protein, with protein sequence MKLFELAELRRRGSVRFSLGLGREGFAVLDATGTVRAYLNICPHRAQPVDVGDGRLWLDSGEIECQAHGARFDPSTGACLGGPCAGQGLTALTIEQREGAAWTCATVAT
- a CDS encoding NAD-dependent isocitrate dehydrogenase — encoded protein: MSIRVTLIPGDGIGPEVVNAAVEVIEAAGCKVEWERAAAGASAVPTHGTPIPAETLQSIRRNKLALKGPLATPIGEGYRSANVALRKEFDLYANVRPARSFAGVETRYSGVDLVVIRENTQGLYSGVEHYIDDERTAAESISIITRKGSERIIEYAFNYVKQNKRRRLTLVHKANILKCTSGLFLETGRGLAAKHPDVEFKEMIVDNCAMQLVKNPNQFDVLVTTNLFGDILSDLTSGLIGGLGLTAGANIGKDAAIFEAVHGTAPDIAGKGISNPTAVMLAGVMLLEHIGERTAADRLVTAVREAISSKEAATPDLGGSATTRMFTSAVLKRLK
- a CDS encoding O-methyltransferase, with protein sequence MVAGQRGDVSREDHLGCHRGEEELRADEAAAAKSVEETRHLAHLRYVTARMQGDMDIVDPLIDDYLTRLAGSPDPVEAEMRRYADERDGFPIVGQTVGTLLAQYALVAKARRIFEVGSGFGYSAFWFARVLEPGSTVTLTDFDRENLDRARAWLAKAGLLDRCRFEPAGDGLEALARCEAGLDAVFLDGEKAEYPKALAIALPKLRAGGLVLANSVLWGGAVARGESDAATAGLREYTRLIFGSEGIVSTIVPIRDGLAITWKR
- the queG gene encoding tRNA epoxyqueuosine(34) reductase QueG, producing MDVTAAQVKTRASELGFDLCGIARAHPLPPERLDHWLERGWDAGLEYVRARRLERLDPSRLVAGARSVVVVASSYGPAPQDPEPGAGELTIARYARGRDYHNVVLKPVRKLASWLRDHGASVYAEVDAGAVMEKAWAQEAGIGWIGKNGCLIHERFGSWLLLGALIIDAELEADVPHPDRCGDCALCLPACPTEAIREPRYVDSVRCIAYHTIEHRGAIPEDVARRAGRRLFGCDACQDVCPWNRRAAPATLVQLRPHIASLRVDDVLSLTHAQARQRFEGTPLLRAGRDGLVRTALAVAEVSAARAQAFATDAAPGVRAQAAQLQRPARVSTAPFTAPASGETR
- a CDS encoding SDR family oxidoreductase is translated as MSTIERRCVVVTGASGNLGAAVVARLQRARAAVVALTRKEADLADEAQVESAYDNAVEGHGPLWASVHCAGGWAGATVAQTSVDVLERMLEINLRSAFLCCRAALRRMRGEGRIVNVAALTAATFQGMAGAAAYNASKAAVIALTRSIADEGSGVRANCVAPGTLRTAANGNLAGQVPLEDVAEAIFYLVSPEAGAVNGAVLTLAGR
- a CDS encoding DMT family transporter codes for the protein MHARARPSAVLLYGALVAHTLVSAGTYLFAKRALMEIPALPLGLLRFAGAALLLLILLRRARPAGERFPPRREWKKLLFLAAVAVPVNQILFLYGLQLSSAAHAALLYTLTPLFVLLLAQALLGEFPGWRAALGTALALGGTIYVLLQRGAGTSREPLGGDLLLLIAVVAWAVYTAEGREVVGRLGAFPTIAWTVIAGTVLYLPLGLGALLSPSYRADIAHASREAWWGIAYLIVMTSVVAYLLWYWALAHLAAARVAIFTNLQPLATALLAQVLFGERVTAGFYVAAAVVMGGVLLAQWRATDAAEEALLESPAKS
- a CDS encoding TolC family protein codes for the protein MPPLVGATSDGIVPGASPLLNDCVHLLAALAVAALPTVLTIDDAVRIFRERGFDLLIADAQIAAAEGDATVAAAIANPQLGATVGRSFDYDARACPGCSATAWSVALTDPSALSDLITGKRGLRTDVARSAVTAARRSRDDALRTLSLQVRQAFLDAVLQQAQLGLARELAESTERTRALDQRRLESGAVSEAELARAEVAALQAQQGVDLGEQALIAARLQLAFLLGVREAAPDFAVDSTLFERALPETDLSVEALSAEALEERPDLLGDSAQEARAEAALALARRQRIPDVALSAQYAQEGSGQNALQPPTLTFGVQLPLPIFYRQRGEIARAEADLRAQRVAREKLRAQVLSDVRQATAAVDANRRLVQRLRTRMLGRARRVRDLVQVQYEKGAASLLELLDAQRTWALTYAEYLKDVHDFWLSLFRLDAVVGRR